In Selenomonadales bacterium, the DNA window GTCCAAAAGATTAAGGCCAAAAGATTAAGGAGGTAGGTTTGTGACAATAGCGAGCCAAGTGGCGCAGTGCTTAGCAAACATTGAAGGTGCAGCGGCAAATCTTAAAAGCTTCGCCCTGCAGACACAAGACCAACAAGCCAAGCAGATGTTTCAGCAGTTAAGCCAGAGCATGGACCAATCCGCACAGCAGTTGCGTGGCCGTATGGATTACATTATGCAGCAAGAACCACAGTACGCCCAGGAGATTCAGGGCACCTACAACATCTCCGGCGGCACAACGGGCACTACCACGCTAGGGGGCACCGGTGGGGCCGCGGGCACGAC includes these proteins:
- a CDS encoding DUF1657 domain-containing protein, with the protein product MTIASQVAQCLANIEGAAANLKSFALQTQDQQAKQMFQQLSQSMDQSAQQLRGRMDYIMQQEPQYAQEIQGTYNISGGTTGTTTLGGTGGAAGTTGQKQKRDRGTY